In Mycoplasma sp. OR1901, the genomic window CCCATTTCACCGACTACTATGTTTTTTGAAAATCCTGCGTTATTTAAATCGTTTGCGTCTATATCGAAGAAAGGACTATCGTTAAAGAATTTAACTTTTCTAACTTTCTTTTGTGGTTTTTCAGGATGTACAATATCATTAAAAACTAAGTTATTAAGTGATCTAATTTTATGAACTCTAGTAAAATCTAAATTCATTGGGTATTCATAATCTCCACCACTAAAGAAAGGTTCGTGATTTCTTGCTCAATAAACCATTCTTAAACCATCATTAATTCTTTTGAATTTAGCTTTATTATCTGTTGCATTTTCATCTAGGTCACGTTTGTCAAATGATATTGTATTAAATACTAATCTAGTAGCAACTTTTGAACCAGATTTATAATCAAAACTTACGTTATAATCGATGCTATTGATTCAAGCAACATTACGGAATGAAAGTGGATTTAAATTTCATTCTGGTTTTAATGAATTTCCTTCTGTGTAAAGTGATAACTCATCAATTTCTTTATATTCGAGTTCTATTAAAGAAGAAGTGTTAGCCGCGGCAGCATCAAAGAATAGTTCTAATTGTGGTAATTTTTTAGGTAATGCTTTTAAAATATCTTTAAATTTTTGACCAGCGGATTTTTGACCCATATTTAAAATTCTATATGATGTTATTTCAACATTGTCTTTTTGAAGCTCTTCTATTAGGGATTTAGTTTTTTCATAAGCTCTATCATCACTAGCATCGATACTTACAACAGTTCCGTGTGTTCTTGTGATATCAGGATCATTATTTGTTCTGTATAATTCATAAATTTGAATACCATTAATATCTTTTACATTGTATTTTCCAAATTTAGGATCGTTTTTTACATCCCTTTTTTCTCATCCGGGGTATAAACCATCTTTAATTTGTCCACCAGTTCTTCACATTCAATCATTGTAACCAAAAGCTCTTTTTGCAACATTATCTCTATAATATCTATTCAACACTTGGTTATGTCCATCAGGAACTGAACCAATATGTGTGCTTATTTCACCTTTTTCATTTATATATGCACCTTCTGCGCCTAAAGTGTACCCTTCTTTAAATCAATTCTCAACATCATTAGAAATTTTTGTTAACTTACTTTGGTCAAGGTGATCCATAAGTCATAACAGTCTTTCATATTTGATTTTTTCAAAATCTTTACCTTCATAAAGTTTTTTATGTTCAGGTCATTCAATTTGACCGTCAGGTGTTAGAAATTTAACAAAGTTTTTTTCGTTTTTAGGGTCGAATAGTAAACCGAATCTATCATTAAACTTACTAAATGTAAGTTGGTTTGATGGTCTGCTAAAATAAAGTTCTCAATCTCATTTTTCACCAGTTCTTTTTGTTTGTTCTAGTATTAATTTATAGTCTTCTAAATGTGACTTGAATAAACTTTGATTTGTGAATAAGAAGTTTGATGCTTTTGTAATTTGAGCTTTTCTTAATTCGTCAGTTGCTTCAATACTTGTAATTCTTGTACCAATAACATCGACATATTTAATTCTATTATTGATGTTATTTTCTATATCGTATTTTTCAACTATTCTTTCTTTAGGGAATTCTCTTTTAACTCTTACTTTAACACCATCAATAACCGCTCTATTATCGGCTTGTCCCGGTTCTGGATCTTTAACATCTTCTGGTATTGGTTCAGGAACAACTTTAACAATTGGTGTGGGTGTTTCAGTTGGTTTAGGTTCCACTTTTTCGATAGGTTCTGGTATTGGTTTAGGTGTAACAATTTTTGGTTTTTCTTTAGGAACCGGAATAGGTTTTATTAAAACTTTTTTTCTTTCAGGATTTATTTCATTTTTAATTATTTCTTTTTCTTTAATTGGTTTGGGCTTTATTTCTTCAATAGGTTCAGGTTTTGGAATTTCTTTTAAATTATCATCCATTATTGAGTTTTCACTGCTAACCACATCAAGATTATCTTTATTAATTAATTTAGGTCTTGTGTTTTTAATTCTAAAATCATATTCATTAGAATTTTTAATTGATGAAAATTTGTAAATACCTGTAGCAAGGAAAGTTGAAATGGTTAACGAAGAAACTACTAGTATTAAATTAACTTTGTTTTTCTTAAGTTTAAAAAAGTTCATTCATACCTCCTTTAAGTTTTTAAATATTATGAGAATACTAAATCATCATCTTGTTCGTTGTATGGTTTTACGTTGTAACCACTATTTTTTAGTTGATTGATTAATCCAACTTCATCTTGTGGGACTTCAATAATACTATTTCTAGTGAATGTTTTATCACTAAAGTCAATTAGTGTAGTTAAGTTATTAAATCCTTTACTATCTAATAAATGCCCTTTAGTAGTTCCTTTAATACGTATTTTATTTGTTAATTTACCGTTATCAAAGATTATTTTAGATTTAGGTACGTTATAAGGATTTCTATCGATTATGTCATAAAATTGTGCATTATTTAATTCGTTAGTATCTATTTCAAAGTAGTCTTTATTGTTGAATAATACTAATCTTCTTAATTTTCTTACTCCACGATTTTTGTTTTCAATATCATTGAAAACTAAGTATCTTAATGATTTCATATCTGGAACTCTACTTAGGTCTAAACCTGTTGGGTAACTGTTACCTGCTTCATTTCTATCAGGTTTAAGTCCAGGTCCAAAACCACCTTGGAATATTTTTTCGTTATTTCTAACTCAATAAGCCATACGTAGACCGTTGTTGACTGAAGTAGCATCAACACCGTTTGCATTTTTTATAAAGTCTTCTTTATCGAAAGATAAACTATCGAATGTAATTCTAGTTACTACTTTAGTGTTTGGTCCGTAACCGAAACTAACATTATAATCTGCGGTATTTACTCAAGCAGCACCTTTAACGGCTCACGGATTTAAGTTTCATGCTTCAGCTAGTGAATTTGTTGATGTATAGAATGACATTTCATCAATTTCTTTATCTTTAAGTGCTCTTAAAGATGAAGTATTAGTACTTTCTAAGAATAATTCAAGTAAAGGTAT contains:
- a CDS encoding putative immunoglobulin-blocking virulence protein: MNFFKLKKNKVNLILVVSSLTISTFLATGIYKFSSIKNSNEYDFRIKNTRPKLINKDNLDVVSSENSIMDDNLKEIPKPEPIEEIKPKPIKEKEIIKNEINPERKKVLIKPIPVPKEKPKIVTPKPIPEPIEKVEPKPTETPTPIVKVVPEPIPEDVKDPEPGQADNRAVIDGVKVRVKREFPKERIVEKYDIENNINNRIKYVDVIGTRITSIEATDELRKAQITKASNFLFTNQSLFKSHLEDYKLILEQTKRTGEKWDWELYFSRPSNQLTFSKFNDRFGLLFDPKNEKNFVKFLTPDGQIEWPEHKKLYEGKDFEKIKYERLLWLMDHLDQSKLTKISNDVENWFKEGYTLGAEGAYINEKGEISTHIGSVPDGHNQVLNRYYRDNVAKRAFGYNDWMWRTGGQIKDGLYPGWEKRDVKNDPKFGKYNVKDINGIQIYELYRTNNDPDITRTHGTVVSIDASDDRAYEKTKSLIEELQKDNVEITSYRILNMGQKSAGQKFKDILKALPKKLPQLELFFDAAAANTSSLIELEYKEIDELSLYTEGNSLKPEWNLNPLSFRNVAWINSIDYNVSFDYKSGSKVATRLVFNTISFDKRDLDENATDNKAKFKRINDGLRMVYWARNHEPFFSGGDYEYPMNLDFTRVHKIRSLNNLVFNDIVHPEKPQKKVRKVKFFNDSPFFDIDANDLNNAGFSKNIVVGEMGPPSPEITFSNNNQTQSVYIKGNGTLNFNGINELRTLISLGHLNNTIKVDKTNVALFELLKRNGYDVVFSDEALQFT